A stretch of the Marmota flaviventris isolate mMarFla1 chromosome 12, mMarFla1.hap1, whole genome shotgun sequence genome encodes the following:
- the Il10 gene encoding interleukin-10 — MPNPVLLYCLVLLAGMGTSQGENTQSEETCTHFPGGLPHMLRELRAAFGRVKIFFQTKDQLDDMLLSESLLEDFKGYLGCQALSEMIQFYLVEVMPQAENHSPDVKEHVNSLGEKLKTLRLRLRRCHRFLPCENKSKAVQQVKDAFSKLQEKGIYKAMSEFDIFINYIEAYMTAKINS, encoded by the exons ATGCCCAACCCCGTGCTGCTATATTGCCTGGTCCTCCTGGCTGGGATGGGGACCAGCCAAGGAGAGAACACCCAGTCTGAGGAAACCTGCACCCACTTCCCAGGTGGCCTGCCTCACATGCTTCGAGAACTCCGAGCTGCCTTTGGCAGGGTGAAGATTTTCTTT CAAACAAAGGATCAGCTGGATGACATGCTGTTAAGCGAGTCCCTGCTGGAGGACTTTAAG GGTTACCTGGGTTGCCAAGCCTTGTCGGAGATGATCCAGTTTTACCTAGTGGAGGTGATGCCCCAGGCAGAGAACCACAGCCCAGATGTCAAGGAGCACGTGAACTCCCTGGGGGAGAAGCTGAAGACCCTCAGACTGCGGCTCCGGCGCTGT cATCGTTTCCTTCCCTGTGAAAATAAGAGCAAGGCCGTACAGCAAGTGAAGGATGCATTTAGCAAG CTTCAAGAGAAAGGCATCTACAAAGCCATGAGTGAGTTTGACATCTTCATCAACTACATAGAAGCCTACATGACAGCGAAGATAAATAGCTAA